The Primulina tabacum isolate GXHZ01 chromosome 1, ASM2559414v2, whole genome shotgun sequence genome contains the following window.
GGTATGAGATTAATATCCACATTCTTGAACCCGTCTCGAaagtaatatcaataataatattattaataatatataataataagtttttgtTTGAGAAAATCCCCGAACTCGTCCTCGTTTTGTccaattaatatttttggaacGGTAATGAGAAATTGATCCTCGCGATTTTGGGTCCGGGAATCGAAAAAGCAGAGATCGAGGCGGATATGAGAGTGGAGATAGAATTCAGGGACGAGGACGAGAATGACAAACATGTCCCCGCCTCGACCCATTGTCATCCCTATTCacacacatttttttaaaacacaaaAACTCATATGAGACCATCTCATTGATTAGTTTTGTGAGATACGTCTTTTATTTAGATcatctaaaaaaatattattttttatgttctaTTATAAATATTTGTCTCACCAATAAAAATCCACGTAActatatcataaaatatcatttttttaaaaaaagaaataaattgaGTATATCTCACCAAATCAACTGTCCTTGACTACATAGATCGTGGTGCCCGGTAATTGTGGGGTGTCACTTGTCATTTGGACTTTTTTTAAGGTTTTGTGCACCTGAGGCAAAAAGAACACCTACCCACGACTAAAGGGTTTattatacaaattattaattaattatggatAGAATTAAACTTGCCcgaaaaataattaaagttaaaattgATTTAATGTACTGATTACTATCGCAAACAAAGTAGCTCACATtttttgaattaaaaatattatattaaatttgaaTAAATTACTAGCTACTATAAATTTATTTGACATTTTTTTGTTAGAAAAGTAAATTTTATCTGCATAATTGAAAATGTAAAAATACATCTAAGTAGCCTCAACGTGCGTGCGTTCAGTGTGTGTAAATTTTAGGCAGAGTGTCAGATTTGTGATGTGTTTTTGTGTGTGTAGAAGTGTGTTTGATCAGATGGGGAAGGTAAGATTTGGCAGCATTGCTCGTTGAATAAATCTTTTGAGAGTTGATTGACTTGAGAAGGGAATCGTGTGTATTTTTTGACTTTGTTTTGGGTTCTGTGTTTATCTATTGGACGTGATGAATCTAATATtcgataataataatatttatttatattttcgacAGTATTGTTATATGATATTTGGAAATGAATCGTTCGGAACATATAAACATTTGATGTTCTCATAAATGTTGTCGATGAATTACAGTTCATTTACAACCAGTTAAAGTCCAATTTTGTCACACAATTTCTCTCCTGAATAAAAAAACTAACATGTGTTTTCATTTATATAGTTAAATGAcaaatatttttgcaaaaaaaattagtataatCTAattagagaaataaaacaaaacattgGCAAGAGTCGACCCACGTAATATTCAACATTCATGCATGTCAGATGATTATCCTCTGTGGTTAAAGTATATTTTTTTGGCATTAATATAGGTAATATATTAGACAACCTCACCGTTCTATCCTTCATAGTcgaagattattttaaaaacaaataatattagcatataaatatgGTATAGAATATAGTTCGAGGGTTTATATGAAAGTAACAAATTCAGTAATTTAATTTACAcatatatttaatttcaaatgtatgcgttatatatttaatttactaCAAAACTCTAAACTTTTGTTCTGGACCATTTGAATATAAAaaaggtaaaaatttgtgtgagacggtatcacggatcgtatttgtgagattgatctcttatttgggtcatccatgaaaaaatattactttttatgttaagagtattacttctgtggggacccgaacgctaatcatcttcttaatcgttattgtgactgatttaatcaattataataaacatggtctaattttattttttttaaagtacaTTATCAAAGGCGGAACGTAATGAGATACATCTTAAAATACGTGAcaatattaaaagtacaagtcttgcactatatacaatcagtctaaactaaggtttaacaactttaaaacaagtgttcaaaccctatttctagtccaagtccgtagtctccactctaatctcgatctttctttacccctgtgaccctgaacctgtcccacctgttgccatgcacacataaaaacacgacaacagccggataactccggtgagaataaaatcccagtataaacaatgtattcatgcaatcatataaaacatatataaaagcataaacaaacatcaaaacatgtatctaatctgactacatgaatcaatgaCTCGTTATCTCATCtcaactcatttctaatctagggatcccgatctaatttagactttggcattgctatatcgaatatctacaatagaagtcgatctacttaTAAGCTCATCGATATACCACAAGTCTAGAGTCTTAGCGGCTCTGTCCaagacttggcggttctgccctagctaggctgatctgccctagactcgaactcttgctctgctataattcaatagactaaacatatcaatctgataaattgcaaatatcaatgcaatgaaataaagtatgtgattttgggaaactcaagtcgaacctaactcgagttgtgcaatcccgaatcaacatttatttatatctttcgttctgtcgctctgatacaatcgaagtctcgactcaaagtctgtcaatgttcaatctggcaatgacaatatcaatatactgtatcaatattctattcaaatcaagacatctctgtcttatcaaattctgacggtacaacagtacaatcctGCGATACCGGTAATACCacaccagtatatactaattccaataactgATAATCAACTACCGTACAAATCTGACATCAATTCTAATCAATTCCATTATGAAAATCAttacaattccataatcagtccgtttctaaatctgacttcgattctatgatgtctaacatgtccagaacatcatatatgaattccatttaattctggcaatatcataatttcaaaacatgtcaaaacgtagtaaaacttacgtccagttgtagcctacgttgataggaactcggtactgaagtcggatttaaaatcagacggacggattttgaaCGATTGAAACTTGAAGCGTAAGAAGCTAAGTTTTCTCCCCAATCTTCCGTTGAAATTTCTGAAGGAATACgtataatatgtatatatatatatatatatacatcttgcATGCACTGTTACGTGTCTTCCGAAAATTCATCCACagcctctcgcgcatatgcacgtactgtcttcgtgcatatgcgcgagacctattgtctcggcgcgtagcatgcacagcacctcgcgcatatgcgcgcccctacTCAGCgcaggggcgcgcatatgcgcgaggtcatTGTTCATTTTACCCacctctcgggtaccctcgcgcatatgcgcggatcgcgcatatgcgcccggctgggtcgcgcatatgcgcgaaagttcatcctcgcacatacatctttTCACCCGTTAtctcaaatcgtgtcccgattaatcttTTTATAATCACATGAAATTATAACTCAATAATCGTTAATTAACAGTAATTaattttcgggcattacaacttcttgttgtaaatatcggtaggattgatccgtctcacagataaagaatcattagatcgtctcacaagagaccatCTCTATAAAAAAgatataattgtttttttttttaaaaaaaaacctttgTAAAATGCCCTATTGTCGGGATGGAGAAACTAAAAGTACGTATAAGAATCAATTTTACGTCAAGTTGCCCATCATTTATATAGCAGTGAAATTATAAAATCTGAATTCGAATCTTACATTTATAtacaattaattttaaaatcttattaTATATCTAAAAAAACATGACTGTGTATGCTCGTCTCCTTTCAATTCCGCAACTATTTTTTTAGTGAAGGCCAAAGGTAAAGAGCTTAAAAGGACCCCATCCGCCGCGGAAGAACAACCTCTTTAgatattttagaaaattaatatattttaaagtgAGTTTATtaaatgggaaaaaaaatttaaatactattttttatttttaaaaaatataaaacttgccaataaattattaaatatatcaaATTACTTTAAAAACACTGTATACTTTACATGATGGGAACCACACATGTCAGCATGGAAACAGAAACTTGTGATattaaaagtgtgtgtgtgtgtgtatatataaacTTGTGATATCAACTGTGTCTGTCTAAATTCTATGAATGTGTCGGGAAAAAAGTATCAAGAGCATACAATTTGTTTCccgaaaataaattattatatactACCTGGACCTATTTTTATTAATCTATTAATTACTTTTTTGGAAAGTCAAAACAAATAAATCTCTTTTGTAATTAATAATGTGATGCTACTTGTCAAAATTCCTTATCAGAACATATAAATTCTCATATAAACTATACTGAAAAGTTACAATTTTGGGATTGTAAATTTGTCTATTTGAAGTTTTGGTTATCTATGCTatcaatttcaatttcaattatttgtggtaattttagtcattttttcaACTGtcaatttcaatttcaaataCAAGTGACATGATAACACATTACCGATGAAGAAAGATTAAATTTACCAAAGATTGAAAGATATATGCATGATTAagtttgaaatttgataatatagagTAAAAAAATGGCAAAGAAGCGGaccaaaattgtaatttttccatatttttttgTTCATATGATAATTAGGCTGTCAATGTACGTATCAAAATCCACACATGTTCCGTTTCTTAATCGATTGAAGAGCATTATATATGTAATAGCTGCATCGACCCAAAATAGActaaaataatttctttttaaaGGAGCAAGATGGGTAATGAAACTTGTTTAACTTAACTCCTCATGGATTCCAAGTTCACTTTTATCGacaaatataaattattattattataaataaatattcccAGACAATTAATTATTCCTTAAGCACATatgcataattaaaatattgaataaaaggtttattatttaaataaaaaggcAATCTTAAACTAGATTGCTGAGTTTTAACAATTACGCTGTTCAgcttccaatatatattaattttatatgtACAATATAATGATCATCGAACCACTTATcttgttttaaaaaatgttcTTTTTTCAATACGTAccttttgaaataaaaaattaacttttgtttgtttttattttataaacacGAGTCCTAAGTACCAGATGTTATGTGCATACTGCATAAaccttaaaaaattatttaaggtAATTATTTGAGTAAATTAACCAATGTGTTTAATACAATCACTACTGTATCGATAAGTAATTTTGTTCCACAGCAAATACAACCTCGTTAAACCCGTTTAATTTGCTTTCGTTTACTGTGTAATAATTACGTACTTGTTAACACAGTCTTATGGAGAAAACATATAATAAACTTCATTTTCATCTTTGAATATGctcttattttatttattattatattggtTTACTTTATATTTTGGCACAAAGTCTTGTCTCCCTTTGCAGCCAACCTCTCCTTTAATTTCTCCCAACCGGATTCTCGTTGTTTTATATTCGCTCTAGGGTTTGAATTCTCGtgctttaatttatttatttcgaGATAAAAAAATTCAGTTCATTTTAATACTgtcttaatttattttattttattttatgtgctgaaaattattatttttcattgtttcCTGTTGTATCTTTGTTGTAGTATATGGCAGGTTTGAATTTAGGTTCAGCTTCTCACTTTGTTTCTCAGCTGCACAGGCCAGACTTTGGCCACCTTCAAAGATCTGAAGATGAATCGAATCGCAGTGTATTTTCCGGTGAAAATACGGATACTTCTCATCAGGGTTTGGATTTAGTCAACTCTAATACCAGCCCTGGTGATGCGGTGGCGCGTAGACCTAGAGGGCGTCCTGCTGGATCCAAAAACAGGCCAAAACCACCGGTGATAATAACCCGTGAAAGCGCAAACACTCTCCGAGCGCATATACTGGAGGTGGGTGGCGGATACGACGTGTTTGAGGTGGTGGCGACCTATGCAAGGAAGCGGCAGAGAGGGGTTTGCATACTGAGCGGGACGGGGACAGTCAACAACGTCAGCTTACGGCAGCCCGAAGCGGCAGGCAGCGTGGTCACCCTCCACGGTAGGTTCGAGATTTTGTCCTTGTCAGGGTCCTTTCTGCCGTCGCCTGCACCACCTGGAGCCACAAGCTTGACCATATATCTGGCCGGCGGACAGGGACAGGTGGTGGGAGGGAATGTTGTGGGAGCTTTGATTGCATCGGGGCCGGTAATTATCATAGCAGCGTCGTTCACTAACGTGGCGTACGAAAGGCTGCCGTTGGAGGAAGAGGAAGCACTCCAGTTGCAGACTCCGCCACCTTCTCACCCTAATTCCGATGGTGGAAGTGGAGGGAACCAGTTTCCGGATCCTTCTTCGATGGGGCTTCCATTATTCAATCTGCCACTCAACGGTCAGCTCCCAATGGACCTTGCATGGGCATCAAACTCCGGCGGCCGGCAGCCATATTAGACCGACTAAAGGTCAGAGAACTATGAACTGATTAGTCATCACAATCTCAAGCTTCCTCTTCGCCTTGTATATTTAGTTTACTATTATAATCTTGGCTTTAATTTCGTGAATTGTGAtaaacaaaattataatatttcttCTCGCTTTGTGCTGATATTAGGAATAATAGTTTGAAGGTTATGACCATTTCTTTAATGCAACTTGTTCCATGTTTGTGAAATTCATATTATCTATTGCCAAAATCTATGCAATGTTGGATCATTTTCTTCCAAGAATCAAATCAAACAATATATGCATATGAAACGtataaattttgttaattaCACAAAATAATTTAGTTTTTGTTAAAGGTGCACaacttaatatttaaaaaatcatgcataaaattaatttaatttgttttttcaTTGGATATATAACAAGATTCTTACTCCTGGTTCTGTTGGTTCTTTGTTCAGACTTCCCCAAAATACAAATAAACTATTGCAAGTAATACACACCATCATATACAAAAATTAATTCTATCTCTACACGTCGAGTCATGTTATGTTTTGTCCTGACTCGTTCAGTTTTTTAATACTAGAATTTTCACCATtcatatattttcatatttctaacattttatttatagaattttCTTGTCACAACCCATTTCTTAAactagtatatatgtatatatataatctgaGCTATACATGCAAATTTTCTCTACCTGATATAGGCGGAAAAGTTTTGGGGATAATTATTAGATTCCtttatttttcatcaaaatctttaagcTTGTTTGCAGCTATAATGATTTGAACTTTTGTTATATGATATGTTCGTCAAATTTTTCACTCCTTTTTATCATGGACTTGCGCGCGTATAAATGTATGGAAATTAAAACACTCGTTTCGTTACAATTAATAAAAACTCCTTCGTAACCGATCTGTCTTCAAGGCTTCTATAGAAGTGGAATCATTCCCGGATATAacgatgtcatcaacataaaccaATAGAATGGTAATGAGGGCATCTTGACGCTTAATAAAAAGTGAATGATCATGCACAGATTGGACGAAACCATGCTGAAGCATCACAGAACAAAATTTGGAATTCCATTGGCGTGAGGCCTGTTTCAAACCGTACAGGGACTTCAGTAGTTTGCaagcatgatttttttttgtttgggtGCTCAAAACCTTGAGGAATGGACATGTAGATGTCCTCTGTAAGATCTCCTTGTAAAAATGCATTAGTGACATCCATTTGGAATAAAGGCCAGTGTTTTGCAGCAGCAAGGGCAAGGAGGCAGCGAACAGAGACGATTTTGGCAACCGGAGAAAATGTATCATGATAATCTATTCCATGTTGTTGAGTGTAGCCCTTGGCAACAAGCCGAGCTTTGAATTTGTTGATGCTACCATCAGCATTGTACTTAATCTTGTAAATCCAACGGCAACCAACAGTTTTCTTGCCCGAAGGGAGTGGTACAATTGCTCATGTTTTGTTAGCTTCAAGGGCTTCAATTTCAACTTCCATAGCCTTTTGCCAACGTGGATCAGCGGAAGCTTCTTTATAAGATGTTGGTTCAGTCAATTGGGAAATGGAAGCAAGAAAGGACTGGTGGGAAGGAGAGATATGATCGTAACTAAGATATTTGGATAAGTCATACAGTAGAGTAGCAGGAGAAGAAGTAGTTAAGGTAGAACAAATGAAATCCTTTGTCCAAATGGGTGGTTTGGATTGTCGGGAAGGTCGTTTAGGAGGAATATGAGGTGAAATATGAGATGTGGGGCTAGGAGGTGGAACAATCGGTGGTGAGTGTAATGCATCATCATCATGTATGTCAGAATACAGTGAAGGCCAAGGAGAAAATGTGGTAGATGACTGGGTTGAGGCTACAAATGGAAAGAATTCCTCATGAAAAATGACATCCCGTGACACAACAAACTGTTGTGTTGAAGGATTAAGGAGTTTGAAACCTTTTTGATGCGGTggaaaaccaagaaaaacgtaaGGGGTGGCTCGAACATCAAACTTATGATTGGGACGAAGATTGGTGGCATAACACAAGCAACCAAACACTTTAAtatgatcaaatgttggagCCTTCTTGAAAATGATTTCATACGGGGTTTTGTTCGCAAGTAGTGGAG
Protein-coding sequences here:
- the LOC142520089 gene encoding AT-hook motif nuclear-localized protein 23-like, yielding MAGLNLGSASHFVSQLHRPDFGHLQRSEDESNRSVFSGENTDTSHQGLDLVNSNTSPGDAVARRPRGRPAGSKNRPKPPVIITRESANTLRAHILEVGGGYDVFEVVATYARKRQRGVCILSGTGTVNNVSLRQPEAAGSVVTLHGRFEILSLSGSFLPSPAPPGATSLTIYLAGGQGQVVGGNVVGALIASGPVIIIAASFTNVAYERLPLEEEEALQLQTPPPSHPNSDGGSGGNQFPDPSSMGLPLFNLPLNGQLPMDLAWASNSGGRQPY